In Vibrio bathopelagicus, one DNA window encodes the following:
- a CDS encoding vWA domain-containing protein, whose amino-acid sequence MFDSLSASFEFAHPLWFIALPLPLLVYLAVPAYRTKQMAIKVPFFSELVEAIGEAPSEGASQLIPSWWQRTTLIITWVLVVCALAKPTILGEPQVREQLGRDVMVVVDLSGSMAEQDFTSKQGNKISRLDATKEVLADFAKTRKGDRLGLILFGDAAFVQTPFTADQDVWLELLNQTDVAMAGQSTHLGDAIGLAIKVFEQSEKQSAVAQDSSIDANAKEKVVIVLTDGNDTGSFVEPIDAAKVAKAKGVRIHVIAMGDPQTVGEVALDMETIKRVAQESGGEAFEALNRDELTKAYAQIGELEPQLYESTTYRPKQGLHHYLMAIVVVMYLTAFSLATIRRRSLLASSMKNLKGENNA is encoded by the coding sequence ATGTTTGATAGTTTATCTGCCAGCTTCGAGTTCGCGCATCCATTGTGGTTTATCGCGTTACCATTGCCTTTGTTGGTCTACTTGGCTGTACCGGCTTATCGAACCAAGCAAATGGCAATTAAAGTCCCATTTTTCAGTGAGTTGGTTGAAGCGATTGGTGAAGCGCCATCTGAAGGGGCAAGCCAGTTAATCCCTAGCTGGTGGCAACGCACGACGCTGATTATTACTTGGGTATTGGTCGTGTGTGCTCTGGCGAAACCAACCATTCTTGGTGAGCCGCAGGTTCGCGAACAATTAGGTCGTGATGTCATGGTGGTGGTCGATTTGTCCGGTTCAATGGCTGAACAAGATTTTACCTCTAAACAAGGGAACAAAATCTCGCGTTTAGATGCGACTAAAGAGGTGTTAGCTGACTTTGCTAAAACTCGAAAGGGTGACCGATTAGGCTTGATTCTGTTTGGTGACGCGGCATTTGTACAAACTCCGTTTACCGCGGATCAAGACGTATGGCTCGAACTACTCAACCAAACTGATGTGGCAATGGCAGGGCAAAGCACTCACTTAGGTGATGCAATTGGCCTTGCGATTAAGGTGTTTGAACAGAGTGAAAAGCAGAGTGCTGTAGCCCAAGATTCAAGCATCGATGCCAACGCGAAAGAGAAAGTCGTGATCGTATTAACAGACGGCAATGACACTGGAAGCTTTGTTGAGCCGATCGATGCAGCCAAGGTTGCGAAGGCTAAAGGCGTTCGAATTCATGTTATTGCGATGGGCGATCCGCAAACAGTCGGAGAGGTTGCTCTGGACATGGAAACCATCAAGCGTGTGGCTCAAGAGTCTGGTGGTGAAGCCTTTGAAGCGCTTAACCGCGACGAACTGACCAAAGCCTACGCTCAAATTGGTGAATTAGAACCTCAGTTGTATGAGAGTACGACTTATCGTCCTAAACAGGGGCTACACCATTACTTGATGGCAATTGTTGTTGTGATGTATTTGACTGCGTTTAGTTTAGCAACAATCCGCCGACGATCGCTTTTAGCTTCTTCAATGAAAAATTTGAAAGGAGAGAACAATGCCTGA